A window of Zingiber officinale cultivar Zhangliang chromosome 5A, Zo_v1.1, whole genome shotgun sequence contains these coding sequences:
- the LOC121979867 gene encoding polyadenylate-binding protein-interacting protein 9-like: MAGVAEQAIAAEDQFARCEKAAAVECQDEVEAKLSHLLSKLNPSAKEFFPSNYASVGCQKPDDRLSPGAPVFVAASAFHGYGPASSGGSSRDSSSDCSAYNQPNRRRRNGYDQRRWRTNDRSRRAEREDSISRIVYVSDIDYQYFCPEQDKSEWQKVNVDPELLSTLNCTFNIEDD, from the exons aTGGCGGGTGTGGCGGAGCAAGCTATCGCGGCGGAGGATCAGTTCGCCCGCTGCGAGAAGGCGGCGGCGGTGGAATGCCAGGACGAGGTGGAGGCGAAGCTCTCCCACTTGCTTTCCAAATTGAACCCGTCCGCCAAGGAGTTTTTCCCTTCGAATTATGCTTCCGTCGGCTGTCAGAAACCCGACGATCGGCTTTCCCCCGGTGCGCCCGTTTTTGTGGCGGCGAGTGCTTTTCATGGATATGGACCAGCTAGCAGTGGCGGCAGCAGTAGGGATTCCAGTAGTGATTGTTCGGCGTATAATCAGCCTAATCGCCga AGGAGGAATGGCTATGATCAGCGCCGATGGAGGACGAATGATAGATCTAGAAGAGCTGAGAGGGAAGATAGCATTAGTCGAATTGTTTATGTATCAGACATTGATTATCAA TATTTCTGTCCAGAACAGGATAAATCTGAATGGCAGAAG GTAAATGTG GACCCTGAGCTGTTAAGCACTTTGAACTGCACCTTCAATATTGAAGATGATTAA